The Sinomicrobium kalidii genome contains a region encoding:
- a CDS encoding PorP/SprF family type IX secretion system membrane protein, whose protein sequence is MKKITLIFTLLVSLLMYGQQEPQYTQYMYNTVSVNPGYAGTRGVASIFGLYRSQWVGLDGAPKTAQFSIHSPISYRGHGLGLSIINDEIGPARDTYINASYSYKLQLDYDTWLNLGLMAGGSFLEVDYDKLNVDNPGDPQLSGKLNKFSPNVGVGAYLHSDNWYIGLSVPALLETRFYDDIQQSVAKERMHFYLIGGYVFNLSPSIQFKPATLIKAVSGAPLAVDVSANFLFNENFTIGAAYRWDAAVSGLAGFNINRNLQIGYAYDFDTNRLGNYNSGSHEIFIRYEFISSSGNRLRTPRFF, encoded by the coding sequence ATGAAAAAAATTACTTTAATATTTACGTTGCTGGTTTCGTTGCTGATGTACGGGCAACAAGAGCCTCAATACACTCAGTATATGTACAATACCGTAAGCGTTAACCCCGGTTATGCAGGTACCCGTGGTGTGGCGAGTATATTCGGGTTGTACAGATCGCAATGGGTGGGTTTGGACGGAGCGCCGAAAACTGCGCAGTTCTCCATACACTCGCCCATAAGCTACCGGGGGCACGGACTGGGATTGTCCATTATCAACGATGAAATAGGTCCCGCCAGGGATACCTATATCAACGCCAGTTATTCCTATAAATTACAACTGGATTACGATACCTGGTTAAACCTCGGGTTAATGGCGGGGGGAAGTTTTCTGGAAGTGGACTACGATAAATTGAATGTGGATAACCCGGGAGATCCCCAGTTATCCGGAAAACTGAACAAATTCTCGCCAAATGTGGGAGTGGGCGCCTATCTGCATTCGGATAATTGGTACATCGGCCTTTCCGTACCGGCACTTCTGGAGACCAGGTTCTATGACGATATCCAGCAATCCGTAGCCAAAGAAAGGATGCACTTTTACCTGATAGGCGGCTACGTCTTTAACCTGAGCCCCAGCATTCAATTTAAACCCGCCACCTTGATAAAAGCCGTTAGCGGTGCACCGTTGGCGGTGGACGTATCGGCTAATTTCCTGTTCAATGAAAATTTCACCATTGGGGCTGCCTACCGGTGGGATGCCGCAGTAAGCGGACTGGCAGGGTTTAACATCAACCGGAACCTGCAAATAGGATACGCCTATGATTTTGATACCAACCGTTTGGGGAATTACAATTCGGGGAGCCATGAAATATTCATCAGGTATGAATTCATATCCTCGTCCGGAAACAGGTTGCGAACGCCAAGATTTTTC